The following coding sequences lie in one Bordetella genomosp. 9 genomic window:
- a CDS encoding lysophospholipid acyltransferase family protein: MRIARFLPRAIIVAAMVLAGLVLVGVVYPFIGLRGRSMLNRTWSRLLLRVCGVRLTVCGTPAMTGPVLTVANHVSWLDIFVINAVRPTAFIAKAEIRRWPIVGWLVAGAGTLFLERGHRHAVRAVGEAMRSRFARSEAVGLFPEGTTTMGFEPLPFHGSLLEPARDTGVAIQPVALRFLRHGRRDPYAAFVGEETLVGNLWRILGVRGLSVEAVYLPALAVHGEDGAAHSRSGLAAMARAAIHEAVST, encoded by the coding sequence TTGCGTATCGCCCGCTTTCTCCCTCGCGCCATCATCGTGGCCGCAATGGTGCTGGCCGGCCTTGTGCTGGTGGGCGTCGTCTACCCGTTCATCGGCTTGCGCGGCCGTTCGATGCTGAACCGCACCTGGTCACGGCTGCTGCTGCGCGTTTGCGGCGTTCGGCTGACCGTATGCGGTACGCCAGCCATGACCGGGCCGGTCCTGACGGTGGCAAACCACGTGTCCTGGCTCGATATCTTCGTGATCAACGCCGTGCGGCCCACGGCCTTCATCGCCAAGGCGGAAATCCGGCGCTGGCCTATCGTAGGCTGGCTGGTGGCGGGCGCCGGCACGCTGTTCCTGGAGCGCGGGCATCGGCACGCGGTCCGCGCAGTGGGTGAAGCCATGCGGTCCCGCTTCGCCCGGTCCGAGGCAGTCGGCCTGTTTCCGGAAGGTACGACCACCATGGGGTTCGAGCCGCTGCCTTTCCATGGCAGCCTGCTGGAGCCTGCGCGCGACACGGGAGTGGCCATCCAGCCGGTGGCCTTGCGCTTTCTAAGGCATGGCCGGCGCGACCCGTATGCGGCCTTCGTCGGCGAGGAAACCCTGGTAGGCAATCTTTGGCGCATCCTGGGCGTGCGCGGGCTGAGCGTGGAAGCGGTGTATCTGCCGGCGCTCGCGGTGCACGGCGAGGACGGTGCGGCGCAT
- the ruvX gene encoding Holliday junction resolvase RuvX, translating into MPEETLLGFDFGTKRIGIAIGNTLTRQARPIEIIHSEVRDVRFTRIAALLREWQPQRLVVGLALDSHGGEQEATARCRRFANQLHGRFGLPVVLVDERGSSMEAQALLGTNAPDDAMAAAVILQRYLDAM; encoded by the coding sequence ATGCCTGAGGAGACGCTGCTCGGCTTCGATTTCGGCACCAAGCGCATCGGCATCGCCATTGGCAATACGCTGACCCGGCAGGCGCGGCCGATCGAGATCATTCACAGCGAGGTCCGCGATGTGCGTTTCACGCGCATCGCGGCCTTGTTGCGTGAATGGCAGCCGCAACGGCTGGTGGTGGGGTTGGCGCTGGACTCGCACGGCGGCGAACAGGAAGCCACGGCGCGTTGCCGCCGGTTCGCCAACCAGTTGCACGGCCGCTTCGGACTGCCCGTGGTGCTCGTAGACGAACGCGGATCCAGCATGGAGGCGCAGGCCTTGCTTGGAACCAACGCGCCGGACGATGCCATGGCCGCGGCGGTGATCCTGCAGCGGTATCTCGATGCAATGTGA
- a CDS encoding YqgE/AlgH family protein: MSDDDNKPDDDMPAVDFSNQFLVAMPNMVEGTLAGAVIYICEHTAKGALGLVINRPTDLTLGTLFERIDLNLEIAPVKETPVFFGGPVQTDRGFVLHAPPGDYTSSIKLGGLALTTSRDVLQAVADGNGPERMLVTLGYAGWGAGQLENEMARNAWLSVSADPDIIFDVPPEERYPAALKLLGIDPVMLAGDAGHA, translated from the coding sequence ATGAGCGACGACGATAACAAGCCGGACGACGACATGCCGGCAGTCGATTTTTCGAATCAATTCCTGGTCGCCATGCCCAACATGGTGGAAGGCACTCTGGCCGGCGCGGTGATCTACATTTGCGAACATACGGCGAAAGGCGCGTTGGGGCTGGTAATCAACCGGCCCACCGACCTGACCCTGGGAACGCTGTTCGAGCGCATCGACCTGAATCTGGAAATTGCGCCGGTCAAGGAAACGCCGGTGTTCTTCGGCGGGCCGGTGCAGACGGATCGCGGTTTCGTGCTGCACGCGCCGCCTGGCGACTACACGTCCAGCATCAAGCTGGGCGGCCTGGCGCTGACCACGTCGCGCGATGTGCTGCAGGCGGTGGCCGACGGCAACGGCCCCGAACGCATGCTCGTCACCCTGGGCTACGCCGGGTGGGGAGCCGGCCAGCTGGAAAACGAAATGGCCCGCAACGCCTGGCTCAGCGTTTCAGCCGATCCGGACATCATTTTCGACGTGCCGCCGGAAGAACGCTACCCGGCTGCCCTGAAGCTGCTTGGCATCGATCCCGTCATGCTGGCCGGCGACGCGGGACATGCCTGA
- a CDS encoding rubredoxin has product MRTWMCLICGWVYDEAAGLPEEGIPPGTRWEDVPPNWVCPECGARKEDFELMEI; this is encoded by the coding sequence ATGCGAACTTGGATGTGTCTTATCTGCGGTTGGGTCTATGACGAGGCGGCCGGCTTGCCGGAAGAAGGAATCCCGCCGGGTACCCGGTGGGAAGACGTGCCGCCGAACTGGGTCTGTCCCGAATGCGGGGCCCGCAAGGAAGACTTCGAGCTGATGGAGATCTGA
- the thiD gene encoding bifunctional hydroxymethylpyrimidine kinase/phosphomethylpyrimidine kinase — protein sequence MTSPTPPIVLIFGPFDPTGSDGLPADAVTCASLGCHALSALTALTVQDTAAVEDVQAVSPEMLDDQARCVLEDMPVQAIKVGGLYSAEGASAVAQVAADYSDVPLVLHLGQRAPTPQDVAEQEEADDLLAATLELVLPQADVVVVEHGRLAQWHAEGAMDIGEATSPAHAMLSAGAKWVLVLGSPLRPGHFANVLLGPNGTTSNFPWQTPPERSGDTAGMLAAAVAAFLAHGLGVPQAVEKALAHADAAVAASFLPGMGRRVVNRMPRR from the coding sequence GTGACTTCGCCGACTCCCCCCATCGTACTGATCTTCGGGCCGTTCGATCCCACCGGTTCGGACGGCCTGCCCGCCGACGCTGTAACCTGCGCCAGCCTGGGCTGTCACGCGCTGTCCGCGCTGACCGCCCTGACCGTCCAGGACACGGCGGCCGTGGAGGACGTGCAGGCCGTGTCCCCCGAAATGCTGGACGACCAGGCGCGCTGCGTCCTGGAAGACATGCCGGTGCAGGCCATCAAGGTTGGCGGCCTGTACAGCGCGGAAGGAGCAAGCGCCGTGGCGCAGGTGGCCGCCGATTACAGCGATGTCCCGCTGGTGCTGCACCTGGGCCAACGCGCGCCCACGCCGCAGGACGTCGCCGAGCAGGAAGAGGCCGACGACCTGCTGGCGGCCACGCTGGAACTGGTGCTGCCGCAGGCCGACGTGGTGGTGGTCGAGCATGGCCGGCTGGCGCAATGGCATGCCGAGGGCGCCATGGACATCGGCGAGGCCACGTCGCCCGCGCACGCGATGCTGAGCGCGGGCGCGAAGTGGGTGTTGGTGCTGGGCAGCCCGCTGCGGCCCGGGCATTTCGCCAATGTCCTGCTGGGCCCCAACGGGACCACATCGAACTTCCCCTGGCAGACCCCGCCCGAGCGAAGCGGGGATACCGCCGGCATGCTGGCGGCGGCCGTGGCCGCGTTTCTCGCACATGGCCTAGGAGTCCCCCAGGCCGTGGAAAAGGCGTTGGCGCACGCCGACGCGGCCGTGGCCGCCAGTTTCCTGCCTGGCATGGGGCGGCGCGTGGTCAACCGGATGCCACGGCGATGA
- the thiE gene encoding thiamine phosphate synthase, giving the protein MTALRFPRGLYGVTPEWDDTGRLLDAVRHAAAGGMRALQLRRKDVPASVRREQAMALASECRALGVVFLVNDDWELALEARADGVHLGRDDGDVAQVRAAAPDLIIGASCYNDIARARTMLDAGADYIAFGAVFPSPTKPAAVRAPLPLFGEAQALVRGRPAPRPGVVAIGGITPANAVLVAQAGADAVAVITGLFEAPDIRAAAMECARAFLPPPAGATG; this is encoded by the coding sequence ATGACGGCCCTGCGTTTTCCCCGCGGCCTGTATGGCGTGACGCCGGAATGGGACGACACCGGCCGGCTGCTCGATGCCGTGCGCCACGCGGCGGCCGGCGGCATGCGAGCCCTGCAACTGCGCCGCAAGGACGTGCCCGCGTCGGTGCGGCGCGAGCAGGCAATGGCGCTGGCGAGCGAGTGCCGCGCGCTGGGCGTCGTATTTCTTGTCAATGACGATTGGGAACTCGCCCTGGAAGCGCGCGCCGACGGCGTGCACCTGGGCCGCGACGACGGCGATGTGGCCCAGGTGCGCGCCGCCGCCCCGGATCTGATCATCGGCGCGTCCTGCTACAACGACATCGCCCGGGCGCGGACCATGCTCGATGCGGGCGCGGACTACATCGCCTTCGGCGCAGTCTTTCCGTCCCCGACCAAACCGGCGGCCGTACGGGCGCCGCTGCCCCTGTTCGGCGAAGCGCAGGCGCTGGTGCGCGGACGCCCCGCCCCGCGCCCCGGCGTGGTGGCGATCGGCGGCATCACGCCGGCCAATGCCGTACTCGTGGCGCAGGCGGGCGCGGACGCGGTCGCGGTGATCACCGGCCTGTTCGAGGCGCCCGACATCCGGGCGGCGGCCATGGAATGCGCCCGCGCCTTCCTGCCGCCGCCAGCCGGCGCCACCGGCTGA
- the hemL gene encoding glutamate-1-semialdehyde 2,1-aminomutase — MSSNAELFERASRSIPGGVNSPVRAFRSVGGTPRFIARGEGAYVWDAEGKRYVDYIGSWGPAILGHAHPDVVRAVQDAATRGLSFGAPTEAEIRLAETLIERLPSMEQVRLVSSGTEATMTAIRLARGATGRNKIIKFEGCYHGHADSLLVKAGSGLLTFGNPTSAGVPSEFVEHTLVLDYNDLEAVKTAFTQYGHDIACVIVEPVAGNMNLVKPVPGFLEGLREQCTQHGALLIFDEVMTGFRVGPQGVQGLTGIKPDLTTLAKVIGGGMPVGAFGGSHAVMRHIAPLGAVYQAGTLSGNPVAVAAGLETLRLIGEPGFYEALSAKTRALADGLQERARAAGVAFSADAIGGMFGIYFSEKIPTSLAEVSACDVDAFKRFFHAMLDHGVHFAPSAFEAGFVSAAHDDDAIAHTLDAAEQVFASMKG; from the coding sequence ATGTCCAGCAACGCCGAACTTTTCGAACGAGCGAGCCGCAGCATTCCCGGCGGCGTGAATTCCCCCGTACGCGCTTTTCGCTCGGTAGGCGGCACCCCCCGCTTCATCGCGCGCGGAGAAGGCGCTTACGTATGGGATGCGGAAGGCAAACGGTACGTGGACTACATCGGATCCTGGGGCCCCGCCATTCTGGGCCACGCGCATCCCGACGTGGTGCGCGCCGTGCAGGACGCGGCCACGCGCGGCTTGTCTTTCGGCGCGCCTACCGAAGCGGAGATCCGGCTTGCCGAAACGCTGATCGAACGCCTGCCCTCGATGGAGCAGGTGCGTCTGGTCAGCTCCGGCACGGAAGCCACCATGACGGCCATCCGCCTGGCGCGCGGCGCGACGGGACGCAACAAGATCATCAAATTCGAAGGCTGTTATCACGGCCATGCCGACAGCCTGCTGGTGAAGGCGGGTTCGGGATTGCTGACTTTCGGCAACCCGACCTCCGCCGGCGTGCCGAGCGAATTCGTCGAACACACGCTGGTGCTGGACTACAACGATCTGGAAGCGGTCAAAACCGCCTTTACCCAGTACGGCCACGATATCGCCTGTGTCATCGTCGAGCCGGTAGCGGGCAATATGAACCTGGTCAAGCCCGTGCCGGGGTTCCTGGAAGGCTTGCGCGAGCAGTGCACGCAGCACGGCGCCCTGCTGATTTTCGACGAAGTCATGACCGGATTCCGGGTGGGACCGCAGGGCGTGCAGGGGCTGACGGGCATCAAGCCGGACCTGACCACGCTTGCCAAGGTGATCGGCGGCGGCATGCCTGTCGGGGCGTTCGGCGGCAGCCATGCCGTGATGCGGCACATCGCGCCGCTGGGCGCGGTGTACCAGGCGGGCACGCTGTCGGGCAACCCGGTGGCCGTGGCCGCCGGCCTGGAAACGCTGCGCCTGATCGGCGAACCCGGCTTCTACGAAGCCCTGAGCGCCAAAACGCGGGCCCTGGCGGACGGTTTGCAGGAACGCGCCCGCGCGGCGGGCGTCGCCTTCAGCGCCGATGCGATCGGCGGCATGTTCGGCATCTACTTCAGCGAAAAAATCCCCACCTCGCTGGCCGAGGTGTCGGCCTGCGACGTGGACGCCTTCAAACGCTTCTTCCACGCCATGCTCGACCACGGCGTGCATTTCG